From Cannabis sativa cultivar Pink pepper isolate KNU-18-1 chromosome 8, ASM2916894v1, whole genome shotgun sequence, a single genomic window includes:
- the LOC115699973 gene encoding uncharacterized protein LOC115699973 gives MRMRWDFCSIIRKTIVDDFDGRWYLVGKLLSDRPTDFDSLRNVLALLWRPGRGMYVKELETNRYLFQFFHEVDISRVLEGTPWTFNRNPLVVERLKEGKNPRNKPLNTMEIWVQVYNLEVGYRSDRVLQGVGVYIGTYVSSCPKNFAGIWRDYFRVRVLINVEKPLKRRMRIYKNKVEWFWANFKYERVLTFCFICGIIGHSERFCHRLFEESLETIAKPYGLFMEAPDRRQSRQIGARWLRDNMGQPLEAGADQYSLGNQSTGWLILTVILEM, from the coding sequence ATGAGGATGAGATGGGACTTTTGTTCGATAATTCGGAAAACAATTGTTGATGACTTTGACGGCAGATGGTATCTTGTGGGAAAACTATTGTCTGATCGTCCGACAGACTTTGATTCGCTAAGGAATGTTTTGGCATTGCTATGGCGTCCAGGGAGAGGAATGTACGTCAAGGAGTTGGAAACAAATCGATATTTATTTCAATTCTTTCATGAGGTTGACATTAGTAGAGTTCTTGAAGGTACTCCTTGGACTTTTAACAGGAACCCCCTGGTTGTTGAAAGACTAAAGGAAGGGAAAAATCCTAGAAACAAGCCATTGAATACTATGGAAATATGGGTCCAAGTATACAATCTTGAAGTGGGATATCGATCCGATCGTGTCTTACAAGGCGTGGGAGTGTATATTGGAACGTATGTTTCCTCATGTCCGAAAAATTTTGCGGGTATCTGGAGAGACTACTTTAGAGTTCGTGTCTTGATCAATGTGGAGAAACCTCTCAAGCGGAGAATGCGAATTTACAAGAACAAGGTGGAGTGGTTCTGGGCTAATTTTAAATATGAGAGGGTGCTTACTTTTTGCTTCATTTGTGGTATAATTGGCCATTCCGAAAGATTTTGCCACAGATTGTTTGAGGAGTCCTTGGAAACTATTGCAAAACCATACGGTCTATTCATGGAAGCGCCTGATAGACGACAATCACGACAGATCGGAGCTCGTTGGCTAAGAGACAATATGGGACAACCTTTGGAGGCTGGCGCCGACCAATACTCACTGGGAAATCAGAGTACGGGGTGGTTGATTCTGACCGTGATTTTAGAGATGTAA
- the LOC115699974 gene encoding uncharacterized protein LOC115699974: protein MADGVANGEKSGMLREVGLQSVGGKNHGKNQGILAVDLEEGKNEDIQQDGLLIADLKRRRVNEGRGLEYLNGEDGGPIRVSEEGFRGPLLSGGGRKNDILVKEGSGKGIDQMDNNGPVVEVLEESSNTNNGIFPKMIFWRINYVKRLLGFEGSYVVEARGHSGGLAMLWKKEEEGQYSLPRCLFGDMNNTLSHSDKRGGRSYPNWLLNGFQDVVSECHLIDMELRGYPFTWEKGKGTSQWVEVRLDRALVNHDWQMLFPSASLENIEVTVSNHYPIWVNHAVSKPIVFKKKFRYENAWSWEPMCRQIVQANWDSIPNSTLNVKLHSCSTALAEWSSDITAGDQNTKYFHACASNQRQNNQIVKLKNSDGVWVDWDSGLREVMVKHFTNLFTASRSNGHRVIDCIPVKVNADQNQDLLIQVEDIEDIVDMIQRFFAFGEFPEYLAETNILLIPKKSQPVSMNDLRPIALCNVIYKIVSKVLANRLKGVLSNVISETQSAFLPGRLITDNILVSYEIMHYLKRKQKGKKGFMAIKLYMSKAYDRVEWGFLEVVLRKLGFQEQVIRGLEVGPIVPSRGLRQGDPLSPYLFILCTEGFSALLRDFGKRGRLHGCKVARGAPMVSHMLFADDSYIYCQASEEGILSMMELLDCFQIASGQQVNLQKSSLFFSLNTSLEDRNRISTIMGINEAGENSFYLGLPNTLGQNKTALLGFLKDKMRKKIQSWEGRFLSKAGKELLIKTVAQSLLSYAMNVFLLPIETCQEMEQLMYKFWWQASTKNNKGIHWKSWDRLTEHKSKGGMGFRNLRDFNISLLSKQGWRLLCQPHSLVGRIFKARYYKNGDFLSAELGANPSFVWRSILEAQDVVREGVRCRIGNGSSVSVLLDSWLPDVDNPKVTSTHPALLSQCVNSLMITGEYAWDVDLVLDLFNNRDANLILSIPLSSSRVNDTWYWCLEKTGHFTVKSAYKFLQMRKETGSQPNSSLVWNGIWKLRVPPKHLNLLFIAWWIVCLLKAIGSMQVLIRMFKVLFLLLDGWKKMFNRVDEATRISIAVTCWALWKTRNDLVWSDKISTTANVSLLAQTTLVNWSQAQDKSLVLTAGFLTEAAGLDKWQKLTAPSLKINTDAAIFDSGGSYSFVCVARGAAGELLEALTCCRAGIVQPELAEAMGVREALNWIKKKGWIGTIVETDCLTVVQAIQSNLPLLSYFGSIISNCKELLKQLCGVSVNFIKRSANSVAHSFARASYFIADRTLSSNDVSTELLHVIMNDCNQ from the exons ATGGCAGATGGCGTGGCTAATGGAGAGAAATCTGGGATGTTAAGGGAGGTTGGATTGCAATCGGTTGGGGGCAAAAATCATGGAAAAAATCAGGGTATACTAGCTGTTGATTTAGAGGAGGGAAAGAATGAAGATATTCAACAAGATGGTCTTCTTATTGCTGATTTGAAGAGGAGGCGCGTAAATGAGGGGAGGGGATTGGAGTATTTAAATGGTGAAGATGGGGGCCCAATTCGAGTTAGTGAAGAAGGGTTCAGAGGCCCACTTCTAAGTGGGGGTGGAAGGAAAAATGATATTCTTGTAAAAGAGGGTAGTGGGAAAGGAATTgaccaaatggataataatggGCCGGTTGTGGAGGTTTTGGAGGAAAGTTCAAATACCAACAATGGCATTTTTCCAAAAATGATTTTTTGGCGG ATTAATTATGTTAAAAGGTTGTTGGGCTTTGAAGGGAGTTATGTTGTTGAAGCTAGGGGTCATAGTGGTGGCTTAGCCATGCtatggaagaaagaagaagaag GTCAGTACTCTTTGCCGCGGTGTTTGTTTGGTGATATGAATAACACTTTGAGTCATAGTGATAAGAGAGGTGGTAGATCCTACCCAAATTGGCTTCTAAATGGGTTCCAAGATGTGGTCTCTGAATGCCATCTTATTGACATGGAGCTAAGGGGTTATCCATTTACTTGGGAAAAAGGGAAGGGTACTAGTCAATGGGTTGAAGTTAGACTTGATAGGGCATTAGTTAACCATGATTGGCAAATGTTATTTCCCTCAGCCTCTCTTGAAAATATCGAAGTAACGGTGTCCAACCATTACCCAATTTGGGTTAACCATGCCGTGTCGAAACCCATCGTTTTCAAGAAGAAGTTTCGGTATGAAAATGCGTGGTCCTGGGAGCCTATGTGTAGACAAATTGTTCAAGCCAATTGGGATAGTATTCCCAATAGTACTCTAAATGTGAAGCTTCACTCGTGCAGTACGGCATTGGCCGAATGGAGCAGTGATATCACTG CCGGAGATCAAAATACCAAGTATTTTCATGCTTGTGCTAGTAATCAGCGGCAGAATAATCAGATTGTTAAACTTAAGAATAGCGATGGTGTGTGGGTTGATTGGGATAGTGGTCTTCGGGAGGTTATGGTAAAGCACTTTACTAATCTTTTCACTGCTTCGAGATCGAATGGGCATCGGGTTATTGACTGTATCCCGGTCAAAGTTAATGCTGATCAAAATCAAGATTTACTTATTCAAGTTGAGGATATTGAG GATATAGTCGACATGATCCAACGATTCTTTGCTTTTGGTGAGTTCCCTGAGTATTTAGCCGAGACCAACATACTGCTTATACCAAAAAAATCTCAACCAGTAAGTATGAATGACTTACGTCCGATTGCTTTATGTAATGTTATCTACAAGATTGTTTCTAAAGTGTTGGCGAATAGACTCAAAGGGGTTCTTTCAAATGTTATTTCAGAGACCCAAAGTGCTTTTTTACCGGGGCGTCTAATCACGGATAACATATTGGTTTCGTATGAGATAATGCATTATCTTAAACGGAagcaaaaaggaaaaaagggcTTCATGGCTATTAAATTGTATATGAGCAAAGCGTATGACAGAGTGGAATGGGGCTTTTTAGAAGTTGTGTTGAGAAAGTTGGGGTTCCAGGAGCAGGTGATTCG GGGGCTAGAAGTTGGGCCGATTGTTCCTAGTAGAGGATTAAGACAAGGTGATCCTCTATCACCTTATCTTTTTATTCTTTGCACTGAAGGATTTTCTGCTCTGTTAAGAGACTTTGGGAAGAGAGGTAGGCTTCATGGTTGTAAGGTTGCGAGAGGGGCTCCTATGGTTTCCCACATGCTTTTCGCGGATGATAGTTATATCTATTGTCAGGCTTCAGAGGAAGGCATTTTGAGTATGATGGAATTgttggattgtttccaaattGCTTCGGGTCAACAAGTGAATCTTCAGAAGTCTTCTTTGTTCTTCAGTCTGAATACATCTCTTGAAGATAGAAACAGAATTTCCACCATTATGGGGATTAATGAGGCTGGAGAAAATAGCTTTTATCTGGGTCTTCCTAATACTTTGGGGCAGAATAAGACTGCTTTGCTTGGGTTCTTGAAGGACAAGATGAGGAAGAAAATTCAGAGTTGGGAAGGGAGATTTTTATCTAAGGCGGGTAAAGAATTACTTATCAAAACCGTGGCACAATCTCTCCTGAGTTATGCCATGAATGTCTTCTTATTACCAATTGAAACTTGTCAAGAGATGGAGCAATTGATGTACAAGTTTTGGTGGCAAGCCTCCACCAAAAACAACAAAGGGATTCACTGGAAGAGTTGGGATAGATTAACTGAGCATAAGTCCAAAGGAGGAATGGGTTTTCGTAACCTTCGTGATTTTAATATCAGTTTATTGAGTAAACAAGGGTGGCGTCTCTTGTGTCAGCCACATTCTTTGGTGGGAAGAATTTTCAAAGCCAGATACTACAAGAATGGTGACTTCCTCTCGGCAGAACTAGGAGCCAACCCAAGTTTTGTCTGGCGTAGTATTCTTGAAGCTCAGGATGTGGTTCGTGAAGGGGTTAGATGTCGAATTGGTAATGGGTCTTCAGTGAGTGTTCTTCTTGATTCTTGGCTGCCGGATGTTGATAATCCAAAAGTAACCTCTACTCACCCGGCCTTGTTAAGCCAATGTGTTAATTCGTTGATGATTACTGGGGAGTATGCTTGGGATGTAGACTTGGTGCTTGATCTGTTCAATAACCGGGATGCTAATTTAATACTTAGCATTCCCTTATCTTCAAGTCGGGTAAATGACACTTGGTATTGGTGTTTGGAAAAAACTGGGCATTTCACAGTTAAATCAGCGTACAAGTTTCTTCAAATGCGTAAAGAGACAGGTTCCCAACCGAACAGCTCTCTAGTTTGGAATGGTATTTGGAAACTACGTGTTCCCCCCAAG CACCTGAATCTCCTTTTCATTGCTTGGTGGATTGTTTGTTTGCTCAAAGCTATTGGGAGCATGCAAGTATTGATAAGAATGTTCAAGGTGTTGTTTCTTTTGCTGGATGGTTGGAAAAAAATGTTCAACCGAGTGGATGAGGCTACTAGAATTAGCATTGCCGTGACTTGTTGGGCCTTATGGAAAACTAGAAATGATTTGGTTTGGTCTGATAAGATTTCTACAACAGCTAATGTATCTCTTCTAGCCCAAACTACTCTTGTAAATTGGTCTCAAGCACAGGACAAGTCTTTAGTTCTTACTGCCGGTTTTTTAACTGAAGCAGCTGGCTTAGATAAATGGCAAAAGCTGACTGCTCCCAGCCTTAAAATCAACACAGATGCTGCAATATTTGACAGCGGTGGTTCGTACAGTTTCGTGTGTGTGGCAAGAGGTGCAGCAGGGGAGTTGTTGGAGGCTTTAACATGCTGTCGTGCAGGGATAGTGCAACCTGAATTGGCAGAGGCCATGGGTGTTCGAGAGGCCCTCAATTGGATAAAAAAGAAAGGTTGGATTGGAACAATTGTTGAAACCGATTGTCTAACCGTTGTTCAAGCAATTCAGAGTAATCTTCCTTTACTTTCTTATTTTGGGAGTATTATTTCGAATTGTAAAGAGTTATTAAAACAATTGTGTGGTGTTTCTGTTAATTTTATTAAACGGTCTGCTAATAGTGTTGCTCACTCGTTTGCTCGAGCTTCCTATTTTATTGCTGATCGTACTCTTTCAAGCAACGATGTTTCTACTGAGTTGCTTCATGTAATCATGAATGATTGCAATCAATAA